The Maylandia zebra isolate NMK-2024a linkage group LG7, Mzebra_GT3a, whole genome shotgun sequence genome contains a region encoding:
- the calml4b gene encoding calmodulin-like protein 4 isoform X2: MAKFLTQDQINEFKECFSLYDRQRKGKIEAKELITVMRCLGSSPTPSEVQRHLLSHNMGREGELDFSTFLSIMHRQLQQEAPEQEILEAMRMADKEQKGFILASELRAKLTGLGEKLTDKEVDELLQEAGVGADGRVHCEQFAKVATRCHRKH; this comes from the exons ATG GCAAAGTTCCTGACTCAGGATCAGATTAACG AGTTTAAGGAGTGTTTCTCGCTGTACGACCGCCAGCGGAAAGGCAAGATCGAAGCCAAGGAGCTGATAACAGTGATGCGATGCCTTGGGTCGAGCCCCACCCCCTCCGAGGTCCAGCgccacctcctgagccacaacATGG GCCGGGAAGGAGAGCTGGACTTCTCCACCTTCCTGAGCATCATGCACCGGCAGCTCCAGCAGGAGGCGCCAGAGCAGGAGATTTTGGAGGCCATGAGGATGGCCGACAAGGAGCAGAAAGGCTTCATCCTGGCCTCTGAGCTGCGAGCCAAACTCACCGGGCTGGGAGAGAAACTGACAGACAAAGAGG tGGACGAGCTGCTGCAGGAGGCGGGTGTTGGAGCAGATGGGCGGGTCCACTGCGAGCAGTTCGCTAAAGTAGCGACACGCTGCCACAGAAAGCACTGA
- the calml4b gene encoding calmodulin-like protein 4 isoform X1 yields MLFLLSFQAKFLTQDQINEFKECFSLYDRQRKGKIEAKELITVMRCLGSSPTPSEVQRHLLSHNMGREGELDFSTFLSIMHRQLQQEAPEQEILEAMRMADKEQKGFILASELRAKLTGLGEKLTDKEVDELLQEAGVGADGRVHCEQFAKVATRCHRKH; encoded by the exons ATGCTGTTCCTGCTTTCATTCCAGGCAAAGTTCCTGACTCAGGATCAGATTAACG AGTTTAAGGAGTGTTTCTCGCTGTACGACCGCCAGCGGAAAGGCAAGATCGAAGCCAAGGAGCTGATAACAGTGATGCGATGCCTTGGGTCGAGCCCCACCCCCTCCGAGGTCCAGCgccacctcctgagccacaacATGG GCCGGGAAGGAGAGCTGGACTTCTCCACCTTCCTGAGCATCATGCACCGGCAGCTCCAGCAGGAGGCGCCAGAGCAGGAGATTTTGGAGGCCATGAGGATGGCCGACAAGGAGCAGAAAGGCTTCATCCTGGCCTCTGAGCTGCGAGCCAAACTCACCGGGCTGGGAGAGAAACTGACAGACAAAGAGG tGGACGAGCTGCTGCAGGAGGCGGGTGTTGGAGCAGATGGGCGGGTCCACTGCGAGCAGTTCGCTAAAGTAGCGACACGCTGCCACAGAAAGCACTGA